A region from the Neurospora crassa OR74A linkage group V, whole genome shotgun sequence genome encodes:
- a CDS encoding thiol methyltransferase, translated as MASDPQPPLNKSSADEQAIQSQFHRLRSLFKDSDYSTHPERWDTLWKESFTPWDRGGPSQALDEVLSLHRELFPNAPSTAHDWDKSKPKALVAGCGRGHDVLLLSAHGYDVYGLDSSVTSIEEAKKNEKRVAEEDAEGKWKEMYAPKRELGVTTKGRVMWVTGDFFEDDWVNDSGYGKVKTGFDLIFDYTFFCALPPEARPQWAKRLSDLLNPDGGRLVCLEWPLDKDPMTGGPPWGVSGDLYLAHLGHPGQLLQYDDKGQVVDGSADTTPVALKRLARTQPACTHKAGYDNQGNVVDRVSVWSHQ; from the exons CATCGCCTCCGCTCGCTCTTCAAAGACTCGGACTACTCCACACACCCTGAACGCTGGGACACGCTATGGAAGGAATCCTTCACCCCCTGGGACCGCGGCGGGCCCAGCCAAGCCCTCGATGAAGTCCTGTCCCTCCACCGCGAGCTCTTCCCCAATGCCCCAAGTACGGCTCATGATTGGGACAAGTCAAAACCCAAAGCTTTAGTGGCCGGCTGTGGGAGAGGCCACGACGTGCTACTCCTGTCTGCACATGGGTATGACGTCTACGGACTTGACTCATCCGTGACAAGCATAGAGGAGGCTAAGAAGAACGAGAAACGGGTGGCGGAAGAGGATGCAGAgggcaagtggaaggagatgTATGCGCCGAAGAGGGAGCTAGGCGTCACGACAAAGGGCAGGGTGATGTGGGTGACGGGAGACTTTTTCGAGGACGACTGGGTGAATGATTCGGGATATGGAAAGGTGAAGACTGGGTTTGATCTCATTTTTGACTATACG TTCTTTTGCGCCCTTCCGCCTGAAGCACGCCCACAATGGGCCAAGAGATTGTCCGATCTTCTCAACCCCGACGGCGGAAGATTAGTTTGCCTCGAGTGGCCACTTGACAAGGACCCCATGACCGGCGGCCCGCCTTGGGGTGTGTCGGGCGACCTGTATCTTGCCCATCTTGGGCATCCGGGTCAGTTGTTGCAATATGACGACAAGGGACAGGTAGTGGACGGAAGCGCGGATACAACACCGGTTGCTCTCAAACGGCTGGCACGTACACAGCCTGCATGCACACACAAGGCTGGGTACGACAACCAAGGAAACGTGGTTGACCGTGTTTCGGTCTGGAGCCACCAGTAA